The genomic DNA TAGCCAAACTATGGTCATCTGCCACCAAACGTACTGTCACGCTGGGGCGACCCTGAGCAAATTCCATACTCCTTTGGGGCAAAACCACATCGTCATATTTGCCGTGAATAATTAAAATCGGCAATTCCCGCTGGAGACTATTTTCCTCCTGTTGGCAGGCATCGACAAAAAATTCATAGTGGAGGGGCAGCTCCCGTCCTAATCCATAGTGATAAAAGTTACGCCTCCCCCTGCTACGCCAATTTGCCATCTCCTCATTCCCCAGCATCTGCTGCAGACATTCCCCAAACCGAAAAGCAGGCGCTAGGAGAATCAAACTCTTGACATTTGTTGCCCGACTTGCCCACAGTGTGGCTAGCAATCCCCCCAAACTAGAACCCATGACATAACAGGGAGTGTCACCATAGTTAGCCTGCAAAAATGCCAGTTGTTTAGATAGAGTAATTGTGGTGAAATCCCCTAAATTTAGATCAGGGGTGAGTAAATTTAAGCCCCGTTCCTGAAACCGATCGGTGAGATAACTAGCCTTGTGGGACTGGGCGCTCGACCCAAAGCCATGTAAATAAATGTAGTGCACCATACTGCAACCAGCGGTTTATTATCCATAGTTATACTAAAGATAGCAATCCTCTCATCAATTACCACCGATTGATTTTAGATGAGCCTTGGGTAACACAACAAAATCAGAATCAGTGAGAAGTTGATTACCCCATCCAGCCTAGGTTCAGCAAATATTGTTCTATGGGTAACAAATTGTGCTACAACTAAACCTTAGTTGTTGGCGATACCATGACGAATCCAGTTTTAGACGTAGAAGCAATTCAAAAAATCTTGCCCCATCGTTATCCCTTTTTACTGGTAGATCGCATCATTGCCTATGAACCAGGACGATCGGCGGTGGGGTTGAAAAATGTGACAATTAACGAGCCGTTTTTCCAGGGGCATTTCCCCAACCGTCCAATTATGCCAGGGGTCTTGATTGTAGAGGCAATGGCGCAAGTGGGGGGAGTAGTGCTGACCCAAATGCCGGGGGCAGAGGGACAGTTATCCCTGTTTGCGGGGATTGATGGAGTCAGGTTTCGTCGTCCCGTCCTCCCTGGGGATCAACTGATTATGACGGCAGAGCTGCTGGTGGTCAAACAGAAACGCTTTGGTAAAATGCAAACGAAGGCGGAAGTAGATGGACAACTTGTGTGCGAAGGTGAGTTAATGTTCTCCCTAGTGGCAATGTAATTTTTACTATGCTGATCCATCCCACGGCAGTAGTCCATCCTGGTGCAGAAATCCATCCATCGGTGCAAATCGGTGCCTACTCCGTGATTGGGGAGTACGTCAAAATTGGGGAAAATACCCGCATCGGTACTCATGTGGTAATTGATGGATGGACAGAAATTGGTGCCCGCAACAAAATTTTTACGGGAGCTGTGATTGGCACGGAACCCCAAGACCTCAAGTATGACGGTGCCCTCACACAAGTCACGATCGGAGATGACAATCTGATTCGGGAGTATGTAACCATCAATCGTGCTACCTTTGCGGGCGAGAGGACAGTCATTGGTAATCACAATCTCCTCATGGCTTATGTACATGTGGGGCATAACTGCACTATCCAAGACCGAGTAGTGATTGCTAATTCAGTGGCGCTCTCCGGGCATGTCCTGATTGAAAGTCGGGCACGGGTCAGCGGTGTACTAGGTGTCCACCAGTTTGTCCATATCGGTCAGTTGGCGATGGTAGGGGGTATGAGTCGCATTGAACGGGATGTCCCCCCCTTTATGACGGTAGAGGGCAATCCTTCGCGCGTGCGGGCAATTAACCGCATTGGGTTGGAACGGGCTGGTGTAGATGCTGAAACGATCGGG from Pseudanabaenaceae cyanobacterium SKYG29 includes the following:
- the lpxA gene encoding acyl-ACP--UDP-N-acetylglucosamine O-acyltransferase is translated as MLIHPTAVVHPGAEIHPSVQIGAYSVIGEYVKIGENTRIGTHVVIDGWTEIGARNKIFTGAVIGTEPQDLKYDGALTQVTIGDDNLIREYVTINRATFAGERTVIGNHNLLMAYVHVGHNCTIQDRVVIANSVALSGHVLIESRARVSGVLGVHQFVHIGQLAMVGGMSRIERDVPPFMTVEGNPSRVRAINRIGLERAGVDAETIGEIKNAFRILYRQGLTLQEALSKLAASANPYVRHLYDFLLASSTAPGRRHPIPGK
- the fabZ gene encoding 3-hydroxyacyl-ACP dehydratase FabZ, coding for MTNPVLDVEAIQKILPHRYPFLLVDRIIAYEPGRSAVGLKNVTINEPFFQGHFPNRPIMPGVLIVEAMAQVGGVVLTQMPGAEGQLSLFAGIDGVRFRRPVLPGDQLIMTAELLVVKQKRFGKMQTKAEVDGQLVCEGELMFSLVAM
- a CDS encoding alpha/beta fold hydrolase — translated: MVHYIYLHGFGSSAQSHKASYLTDRFQERGLNLLTPDLNLGDFTTITLSKQLAFLQANYGDTPCYVMGSSLGGLLATLWASRATNVKSLILLAPAFRFGECLQQMLGNEEMANWRSRGRRNFYHYGLGRELPLHYEFFVDACQQEENSLQRELPILIIHGKYDDVVLPQRSMEFAQGRPSVTVRLVADDHSLANVLDYIWAETQNFWQL